One region of Syntrophobacter fumaroxidans MPOB genomic DNA includes:
- a CDS encoding DUF2760 domain-containing protein yields the protein MRAKRIWSVQSLLTCFFWNAVLVGLLYFMADRTVDGLRQWVDPFLKPGGTALPEDARSAFASLDQFLTQIRTYVALVVLGVGGVATFILWVFVMAQGRSLVARVEAAAQSVLPSPAPQTDKPEPKTDRPAPAAPSPAAEPSPQPVIQLLSSLQSKGRFIDFLQEDLSPYGDAQIGAVARSVHQGCNRALAEYVEMKSIFDESEGSEVAVPPDFDVNSVRLTGNVSGNPPFHGILRHRGWKAVKVRLPKAAAGRDKEPVLAPAEVEIGATAP from the coding sequence ATGAGGGCGAAACGCATTTGGAGCGTTCAGTCGCTGCTGACCTGTTTCTTCTGGAACGCCGTGCTTGTCGGGCTGCTGTACTTCATGGCGGACAGGACCGTTGACGGATTGCGCCAGTGGGTCGACCCCTTTCTCAAACCCGGGGGAACGGCGTTGCCCGAGGACGCCCGCTCCGCTTTTGCCTCGCTGGACCAGTTCCTCACCCAGATCAGGACCTACGTCGCACTGGTGGTGCTCGGTGTCGGAGGGGTCGCGACGTTCATCCTGTGGGTGTTCGTCATGGCCCAGGGCAGAAGCCTTGTCGCGCGAGTGGAGGCCGCCGCTCAAAGCGTCCTTCCCTCCCCGGCTCCTCAGACGGACAAGCCTGAGCCAAAAACCGACAGACCGGCGCCCGCCGCTCCCTCTCCCGCTGCGGAACCGTCTCCGCAGCCGGTGATCCAGTTGCTGTCCAGCCTTCAAAGTAAGGGACGCTTCATCGATTTCCTCCAGGAGGATCTGAGCCCTTACGGTGACGCGCAGATTGGGGCCGTGGCGCGGAGCGTCCACCAGGGATGCAACCGGGCGCTGGCCGAATACGTCGAAATGAAATCCATTTTCGACGAAAGTGAAGGAAGCGAGGTGGCGGTCCCTCCGGATTTCGACGTCAATTCCGTTCGCCTCACCGGGAACGTTTCGGGGAACCCCCCGTTTCACGGCATACTGCGTCACCGTGGCTGGAAGGCGGTCAAGGTGCGGCTTCCCAAAGCCGCCGCGGGGCGGGACAAAGAGCCCGTGCTCGCTCCCGCCGAGGTCGAAATCGGCGCAACTGCTCCCTGA
- a CDS encoding Hsp70 family protein, which produces MTANASMEAETPSFQYIIGIDLGTTNSAVGYVDLSASGADDAAVRFLEIPQLVAPGELGNRPVLPSFLYLPGPYELPPGSTALPWAPERSYAVGEFAREQGALVPGRLVSSAKSWLCHGGVDRTHAILPWGAAENLDRISPIEASSRILLHIREAWNEVMAHGREEHFLEEQLVVLTVPASFDEVARELTVRAAHEAGIRRIVLIEEPLAAFYAWLWKHEADWRTLMRPGQLILVCDVGGGTSDFTVIAIREDALGLRLDRLAVGEHLMLGGDNMDLALARHVEEVMQGGTGRLDSRRWQQLWHHCRKAKETLLGTVESAGPPAGRPSAPDSVDLTIVGSGGRLIAGTLTATLSRETVKELTLDGFFPFTNLDDVSPPAAGAVLSEGGLPYVGDPAVTRHMAAFWRRHRPLLLRETGRSRLYPDFLLFNGGALIPETIRDRLLRVVREWFRAEAGDEWSPVELENPRPDLSVAIGAAYYGRVRLGRGVRVGAGSPRTFYVEVAPPGDRTVEEGHRTAVCLLPRGAEEGYEAELERPEFQVRTNQPVSFGVLASSTRIGDSPGEILSLPNHELTVLPPIRTALRYGRKGSAAALPVRLAVHLTDIGTLELWCRSTSGPHRWQLQFDVRHNAEDETRPSPAGETFEAGRIDEAGAAIAAVFRRSAGRTLRPPERLVKDLVEIFEVKRERWPASLVRKLADALLEDREGRSLTAQHEARWLNLLGFCLRPGYGDPLDEWRAKEAWKLYPAGLSFARQPQNRSEWWIFWRRAAGGLSAGQQQRICQEVLPGLQLEEQRKKGTTRKGGAPRTVQEELETWMMLANLERLPAAVKTSLGRLMLRRLQRGAPRPQELWTFARFGARVPFYGPLDQTVPREEAALWLAALLDLDLEPTQPLARTLVSLSRLTGDRARDLDRADRDRVLRRLESIPGTSHLRALVNDARTDLEGTEREWLYGESLPSGLIVVEGAETVEP; this is translated from the coding sequence ATGACGGCGAATGCGTCCATGGAAGCGGAAACGCCTTCCTTTCAATATATCATCGGAATCGATCTCGGGACCACGAATTCGGCTGTGGGCTACGTGGACCTGTCGGCGAGCGGGGCAGACGACGCTGCCGTTCGTTTTCTCGAGATACCTCAGTTGGTTGCACCTGGAGAACTCGGCAACCGTCCGGTATTGCCTTCCTTTCTTTATCTTCCGGGCCCCTACGAGCTTCCCCCCGGGAGTACGGCCCTGCCGTGGGCGCCTGAGCGTTCTTACGCGGTGGGCGAATTCGCACGCGAACAGGGAGCCCTTGTGCCCGGCCGCCTTGTCTCTTCCGCCAAGTCATGGTTGTGCCACGGCGGGGTGGACCGCACCCATGCGATTCTGCCCTGGGGCGCGGCCGAAAACCTCGACCGCATCTCGCCCATCGAGGCGAGCTCTCGAATCCTGCTCCACATCCGGGAGGCATGGAACGAGGTCATGGCGCATGGGCGCGAGGAGCACTTCCTGGAAGAACAGCTGGTCGTATTGACCGTCCCCGCGTCCTTCGATGAGGTCGCCCGCGAGCTCACGGTTCGGGCGGCCCATGAGGCGGGGATTCGCCGGATCGTGCTGATCGAAGAGCCTCTTGCGGCCTTCTATGCCTGGCTGTGGAAGCACGAGGCGGACTGGCGCACCCTGATGCGCCCGGGCCAGTTGATCCTGGTCTGCGACGTGGGAGGCGGGACTTCGGACTTCACCGTGATCGCCATCCGCGAAGACGCGCTGGGATTGCGGCTCGACCGGCTGGCCGTGGGAGAGCACCTCATGCTGGGCGGCGACAACATGGACCTTGCCTTGGCGCGACATGTCGAGGAAGTCATGCAGGGCGGCACGGGACGGCTCGATTCGAGAAGGTGGCAGCAGTTGTGGCACCATTGCCGGAAAGCCAAGGAGACGCTGCTCGGAACGGTTGAGAGCGCCGGCCCGCCCGCCGGACGGCCAAGCGCCCCCGATTCCGTGGACCTCACCATCGTCGGTTCCGGAGGCAGGCTCATCGCCGGGACCCTCACGGCCACTCTCAGCCGGGAAACGGTGAAGGAGCTGACCCTCGACGGTTTCTTTCCGTTCACAAACTTGGACGATGTTTCGCCGCCGGCCGCCGGGGCGGTTTTGTCCGAAGGGGGACTCCCCTATGTCGGCGACCCGGCCGTGACGCGTCACATGGCGGCATTCTGGCGGCGGCACCGCCCGCTTCTGCTCCGGGAAACGGGACGCAGCCGGCTCTATCCCGATTTCCTGCTTTTCAACGGCGGAGCATTGATCCCGGAGACCATCCGGGACCGCCTGCTGCGCGTCGTTCGGGAGTGGTTCAGAGCGGAAGCCGGCGATGAATGGTCGCCCGTCGAGCTGGAAAACCCGCGACCCGACCTGTCCGTGGCGATCGGAGCGGCCTATTACGGCCGGGTAAGATTGGGGCGGGGAGTCCGGGTCGGGGCGGGAAGTCCGCGCACGTTCTACGTCGAGGTCGCCCCGCCAGGGGACCGGACGGTGGAGGAAGGACACCGCACCGCCGTGTGCCTGTTGCCGAGAGGCGCGGAGGAAGGGTACGAAGCCGAGCTTGAACGGCCCGAATTCCAGGTGCGCACCAATCAACCGGTTTCCTTCGGGGTGCTGGCTTCGAGCACCCGCATCGGAGACAGCCCCGGCGAAATCCTGTCCCTGCCGAATCATGAGCTCACGGTGCTGCCTCCCATACGCACCGCGCTGAGGTACGGACGGAAAGGCTCAGCGGCAGCACTTCCGGTGCGCCTTGCGGTTCATCTCACCGATATCGGCACCCTGGAGCTTTGGTGCCGTTCGACATCGGGTCCTCACCGCTGGCAGCTTCAGTTCGACGTCCGGCACAACGCCGAGGATGAAACCCGGCCGTCGCCGGCCGGGGAGACATTCGAGGCGGGCCGCATCGACGAGGCCGGGGCAGCGATTGCCGCGGTTTTCCGAAGGAGCGCCGGGAGGACTCTGCGCCCTCCCGAACGGCTGGTGAAGGACTTGGTGGAGATCTTCGAAGTGAAGCGGGAGAGATGGCCCGCATCGCTCGTTCGCAAGCTGGCCGACGCCTTGCTCGAAGACCGGGAGGGGCGTTCCCTGACCGCGCAGCACGAAGCGCGCTGGTTGAACCTGCTTGGGTTCTGCCTGCGTCCCGGATACGGCGACCCGCTCGACGAGTGGCGCGCAAAGGAAGCCTGGAAGCTGTATCCCGCGGGACTGAGCTTCGCTCGGCAACCACAGAACCGCTCCGAATGGTGGATCTTCTGGAGACGGGCGGCCGGGGGCCTCAGCGCCGGCCAACAACAGCGCATCTGCCAGGAGGTGCTCCCCGGGCTCCAACTCGAGGAGCAACGGAAAAAGGGGACCACGCGCAAAGGAGGCGCTCCCCGGACGGTCCAGGAAGAACTCGAGACCTGGATGATGCTTGCAAACCTCGAACGGCTGCCGGCCGCCGTCAAGACAAGCCTCGGGCGTCTCATGCTGCGACGGCTCCAACGAGGCGCCCCTCGGCCCCAGGAACTCTGGACGTTCGCCCGGTTCGGGGCACGCGTCCCGTTCTACGGTCCTCTGGATCAAACCGTGCCCCGCGAAGAAGCGGCTCTCTGGCTGGCCGCCCTCCTCGACCTGGACCTCGAGCCCACCCAGCCCCTTGCCCGAACCCTGGTCTCCCTTTCGAGGCTCACGGGCGACCGAGCCCGGGACCTCGATCGCGCGGACCGCGACAGAGTACTCCGCCGTCTCGAGTCGATTCCCGGGACGAGCCACTTGCGCGCGCTCGTCAACGATGCCCGTACGGACCTCGAGGGAACGGAGCGTGAATGGCTCTACGGCGAATCGCTGCCTTCGGGGCTCATCGTGGTGGAGGGGGCGGAGACGGTCGAGCCGTGA
- a CDS encoding sigma-54 interaction domain-containing protein, with protein MSDRAFDRILADKRNLEHILDNLMEGIISHDRNRRILFFNRAAENITGYAREEVIGRDCHEVFGSPFCGQRCSFCGESPDLIDHKSYVVNILTRKGEPRRIEMSVTGMVDEDGRFLGVLAAFRDLTDLFGMKLRLGEINSFAGIIGKDHKMLQVFDQIRDLATNDFPVHISGETGTGKELAAAAIHNESHRGGGPFVPVNCGALPEGLLESELFGHVKGAFTGAIRDKKGRFELAHGGSIFLDEVSELPRFMQVKLLRVLQEGTFTRVGGESTIVVDVRVISASNRDLKKEVESHNFREDLYYRLNVVPIRIPPLRERKNDIPLLAAHFLEQAVKRGQKSAVLSEDALAAMMDYSWPGNVRELQNAVYFALVKSRGSTLHVDDLPLELARTAPICKPGPARKLDRDSVAAALKQSGGNKARAARLLGVGRATLYRFLDDFENVP; from the coding sequence ATGAGCGATCGTGCCTTTGACAGAATCCTTGCCGACAAGAGGAACCTGGAACACATTCTGGACAACCTGATGGAAGGGATCATCTCGCACGACAGGAACCGGCGGATCCTGTTCTTTAATCGCGCGGCGGAGAACATCACCGGGTATGCGCGGGAAGAGGTGATCGGCAGGGACTGCCACGAGGTTTTCGGATCGCCTTTCTGCGGGCAGCGCTGCTCCTTTTGCGGTGAAAGCCCGGACCTCATCGATCACAAGAGTTACGTCGTCAACATCCTCACCCGCAAGGGCGAGCCCAGGCGGATCGAAATGTCCGTCACGGGCATGGTCGACGAAGATGGACGTTTCCTCGGAGTCCTGGCCGCCTTCCGCGATCTCACCGATCTTTTCGGAATGAAGCTGCGCCTGGGGGAAATCAACAGTTTCGCGGGCATCATCGGGAAGGATCACAAGATGCTCCAGGTGTTCGACCAGATCCGCGACCTGGCCACCAATGACTTCCCGGTGCACATTTCCGGTGAAACGGGAACGGGCAAGGAACTGGCGGCGGCAGCCATTCACAACGAGAGCCACCGGGGCGGGGGGCCGTTCGTTCCCGTCAACTGCGGCGCGCTGCCCGAAGGGCTGCTCGAGAGCGAATTGTTCGGACATGTCAAGGGCGCTTTCACCGGCGCCATTCGCGACAAGAAGGGACGTTTCGAACTGGCCCACGGCGGCAGCATTTTCCTCGATGAGGTCTCGGAGCTTCCCAGGTTCATGCAGGTCAAGCTCCTGCGCGTGCTCCAGGAAGGCACTTTCACACGCGTCGGCGGGGAATCGACCATCGTCGTGGACGTAAGGGTCATCAGCGCGTCCAACCGTGACCTGAAAAAGGAAGTGGAATCCCACAACTTCCGTGAAGACCTGTATTATCGGCTCAACGTCGTGCCGATCCGCATACCGCCGTTGAGAGAACGCAAGAACGACATCCCCCTGCTCGCTGCTCACTTTCTTGAACAGGCCGTGAAACGCGGACAAAAATCGGCCGTCCTTTCCGAAGACGCCCTGGCCGCCATGATGGACTATTCCTGGCCCGGAAACGTGCGGGAACTTCAAAACGCCGTCTATTTCGCGTTGGTCAAATCCAGGGGCTCGACCCTCCACGTCGACGACCTGCCGCTCGAACTGGCGCGAACCGCGCCGATCTGCAAGCCCGGTCCCGCGCGCAAACTCGACCGGGACTCCGTTGCCGCCGCCCTCAAACAGAGCGGGGGCAACAAAGCGCGGGCAGCCAGGCTCCTCGGGGTGGGCCGTGCCACGCTCTATCGTTTCCTGGACGATTTCGAAAACGTCCCATGA